The genomic segment CCCCTTGGAAGTGGCTTATAACTATGACCGCTTGCGCCAGCAAGTGAGCCGTGAAACCATTGAAGCCGGCCCGAACTCCATTTGGCGTTATCGTCAGTTCCTTCCTCTACTGAGCGATAACGTGATCGATGTGGGAACAGGGATGACTCCTCTTCTGAAAGCAAACCGGTTGGCACGGCAGTTAGGTCTAAAAAATCTTTATATTAAAAATGATGCGGTCAACATGCCCACCCTGAGCTTTAAGGATCGGGTGGTATCGGTTGCCCTATCGAGAGCCAGAGAATTAGGATTTTCCACGGTATCTTGTGCGAGTACCGGTAACTTAGCCAATTCTACCGCCGCGATCGCCGCCCATGCTGGCTTAGACTGTTGCGTATTCATTCCCGCCGACCTCGAATCCGGTAAAGTCTTAGGAACCCTCATCTACAATCCCACCCTCATGGCCGTCAAAGGCAACTACGACCAAGTTAATCGCCTCTGTAGCGAAGTTGCCAACACCTACGGCTGGGGATTCGTCAACATCAACCTGCGTCCCTACTACTCCGAAGGCTCCAAAACCCTAGGCTATGAAGTCGCCGAGCAACTCGGTTGGCAACTGCCCGATCACGTGGTTGCCCCCCTAGCTTCCGGCTCCTTGTATACCAAAATTTACAAAGGCTTCCAAGAATTCATCAAAGTCGGCTTAGTCGAAGATAAATCGGTGCGCTTCAGTGGCGCTCAAGCTGAAGGCTGCTCCCCCATCGCCTCCGCCTTCCGGGAAGGACGGGACTTTATCGCCCCCGTTAAGCCCAACACCATCGCTAAATCCATCGCCATTGGAAATCCCGCCGATGGAGTCTATGCCCTGGATCTCGCCCGCAAAACCAACGGTAATATCGAATCCGTTACCGATGCCGAAGTTATTGAAGGCATGAAACTGCTGGCAGAAACCGAAGGCATCTTCACCGAAACCGCAGGCGGAACCACGATCGCCGTCCTCAAAAAACTGGTGGAAGCCGGTAAAATTGACCCCGATGAAACCACCGTCGCCTACATTACCGGTAACGGATTGAAGACTCAAGAAGCCGTTCAAGGGTATATCGGCGAACCCCTCACCATTGACGCAAACCTGGATAGCTTTGAGCGAGCTATGGAGCGGGCGCGTACCCTCGATCGCCTAGAATGGCAACAAGTCTTGGTCTAAACGGTTAGTCCCAGTATAATCCGGAACGGGGGAGAAAGTTTCCCCCGTATCCCTAAGTCTAAAAGAGAGAAACAATTCAATCATGGTTAAAGTTTTAATTCCTACCCCCCTACAAAAATACACCAGCGATCGGGCAACCGTAGAAGTAGAAGCCGCCACCGTTGCCGAACTCATCGACGCTTTAGAAACCACTTGCCCAGGGATTAAAAACCGCATTTGCGATGAGTCTGGAAAAGTGCGGCGCTTCTTAAATATTTATGTGAAAGAAGAAGATATTCGCTTCTTAAACAATACCGAAACCCCACTCAGCGATGGGGATGAAGTGAGTATTGTCCCCGCAGTCGCTGGCGGTTAGTCTTCTTCTTATCATCATTTGCATGAACTCAACTCCATTTTGCCACAGCCTTAAAAGCTGTGGTTTTTTGTCAGCTATCCCCATAAAATCTATGCCTCTCGATCCATCCTTAATTTGGTCTTTGCTGCAAGTCAAACGCTCGGAATTTAAGGGATTAGAGTACCAAGTTTCCGAGAAACTTCGCCCCTATCGCCAAGCACTGTTACATCGTTCTAGGGAAATAGCACAGCGATTAAACACCCTTGAATTAAGAGATGAGAACGACTCAATGTATGCGGAACCACTTGAAGAAAGCGATCGCGGTTGGATCGTGAAATCGAATCTGGTTTGGCACAATCGAGAACAGAGTTTACAATGGGTGCGCGATCGCCTCACCGGAATTCCCACATTTGCCGTTGATGGCTCCCAAATCTACCCCACCAAAGACTTTTCCCTTCCCATTGCCCTCATTCAAATTGGCTGGTTTGAAAACTTCCATCGCGGGGATGGAGACTATGAAAAAGATATTGCCGTAGATTTAATTACCCCCAATCAATTTGCAGCTTTGGGAAAAGGGGAATCCCTCGATCGCCTCGTCAACCGTCGCCGTTTAGAACTCGAAGTGCGACGCATCATCGATTACATGCAAACCCACAGCCATCAATCCTCCCGCCTCGTCTTTTATGATGGTTCCCTAATTGCCAGTTTTGCCGAAACCTTCGATCGCCCCACCTATCAGTCTTATCTCAAAACATTGCGTCAACTCTTGAGCGCCAGTCAACAGCATCAAATTCCCCTCGTTGCCTATATTGATACCAGTGCTGCCGAAGATACAACGCAAATGTTGCAACGGGTGTTAGGCTTACCCCCCATTTCCGGAGTCGGCGATCCGCAACTGCTCAACCCGCTCATGGAATGGGGCGATCGGACTCTTCTATGTCGCTGCCATCGTCCCGGTATCCTCAGCGACTACCAGGAACAAGCCAATCAAATCACATTTACTTACCTCAAAACCCATGCCGGATACCCCGTGCGCCTCGAATTACCCCTGTGGATTGTTGAAGCCGGATTACTCGATCAAGTCATTAACTGGGTACGCGCAGAAACCATCATTGGACGCGGCTATCCCTATGCGATCGAAACCGCCGATCAAGTCACCGTCCTCCGCACAGAAGACCGTAAACTATTCTACCGCCTACTCCAAGATTGGGCAGAACAAGAAGAAATCCCCTTTCGACTCTCCCGGAAAATGGTCAGCAAAGCCCATCGGCGTTAGTCACAAAGAATCACTTCTATCACCAGAATAAAACAACCAAATCTCAAACCCAGAAGTAGCGACGTACAAGCTTGAGAGCAGAAATTGGCTGCTTGGCAAGATTCGGCTAAAATAAGCTAGTGTTTAGGGTGAGGACGTGAACCCATGGCAGTCATCAACGGTATGCCCGGCAATAACTTCATTGTCGGAACCCCAGCAAGCGACCAAATCTTTCTACTCGCTGGCAATGATACAGTATTTTCCCAGCAAGGCGGTGACCTGATCTTCGGGAATTTCGGCAATGACCTGTTATCCGGAAATGAGAACAACGACAGCATTTTCGGAGAACAAGGAAACGATATCCTGATTGGCAACCAAGATGAAGACTTAATGAATGGCAATCAGGGGAACGACACCCTCTATGGCGGTCAGGGGAATGATATTCTCTATGGCGGTCAAGATAGTGACCTAGTATTCGGCGACAGAGGCAATGATGTCCTCCATGGAGACTTAGGTGCAGATGGCCTCGTCGGTGGTGACGGCCAAGATATTTTTGTCATGGGTCGGCGTAACGTCTTTGGACAACCCCCCACCACAGGCGGCCCCTTAATCACCGATGCCGATATTGCCGACGATTTTGAAGATGGCCAAGATTTACTCGGTTTAGAACCCGGTTTAGCCTTTGAACACCTCTTGATTACCGCAGGAACCGGGCCATATACCGGCACAACCGTAATTCAAGACCTGGTAACCAGTAACTACTTAATGATCCTACCTGGGGTCAATCCCAACCAGATTACAGAAGCCGACTTTACCACCAACTTAAATCCCATTCCTGCACCCACCCCACCCCCAACACCCACACCGACCCCAACACCAACACCGACTCCAATTCCTCCCCCCGTTCCTTCAACCGTCACCTTGGAATTAACCGATGGAGTCGCCGCAGAAAATGACCCAGCAAGCGGCACACCTAAACCTGCCACATTCACAATCACCCGAACTGGAGGCAGTACAGAAGCTGCATTGACGGTGAACTACACCATTGGTGGTACAGGGGTCAATGGCACAGATTATCAATCTCTAAGCGGTAGTGTCACTATTCCGGCTGGTCAAACCCAAGTGGTGATTACGGTGAATCCGATTGATGATTTGTTATTTGATGGGGCGAAAACGGTTGATTTAGCTCTAGAGGCTAGTGGGTTTTATGTGGTGGGTACACCCAATGCTGGGCAAGCAACAATCTATGATAATGAAACCATTTATGTAGATGATAACTATACGGATGGGGATACAGTAGCTGGAGGTGAAGCCATAGTCGGTCTCAATGCGTTTAGGACGATTAATAATGGGATTCAATTGGCTGGTGGAGAGAATGCTAATCCTGGCATTGTACTGGTAGGAGATGGAAACTATCCGGAGCATGTAGTGATTAATCGTCCTATCCGTTTGCGAGGCCCCAATTTAGGAGTAGCTGGAAATGCAACTCGTAATCCAGAAGCTAATATTACCGGTTCTCCCACCGGTTCTATTTCTTTTGATGGTGTAGGGCCAGGCACAGGTGCTGTAGAAATTGATGGTTTCCACGTTGATCCGCCAGATGGCATTATTGGCATTAATACCTTAAATGCTGGGAATAATACGACCATTACCAACACTATTATTGAAAACGTGACGAATGAACAAGCGATTTTTAATCCCGTGCAAACGAATCCAGCGTTAAACAATACGGAAAACTTAACGATATCGAATAACTTGATTCGTAATGTGACAGGGGGGAGTAATGTAGTCAATCCCAATGGAATTTTCTTGTTAGGAGTTACAGATTTAACGATTACGAATAATGAGATTCAGGATATCACGGGTGTAGGGAGTCGAGGTATGAATGTCAGTGGTATTGTGGGAGGAACTCTTTCTAATAATAGGATTACCAATACGACGGAAGATGGGATTCAGGTTGCCAATAATGTAGGAGGGTTTACCTCGCAAAATCTCACTGTTTCTGGAAACCAGATTACTAATGCCAATACTTCAGGAAATCCGAATAATGGGGGGATTCGGTTGCGTGATGGTGGATTTACGGGAACAATGGAAGTTTCTGGTAATACAATCGACCAAACGCGAACGGGTCTAGCCATTCGAGAAAACGCAGATGTTAGTAATGTAACTTACAGTGGAAATACTTTTAACAACGGAATTGCTGTAGGTGGGGGTTTAAACTCAGGTACAGCCCTACCCAATGGAGTCTATGCTATTGTTCATGATGGCTCAGGTAATTTAAATGCTGTGGGTAATTTCAAAAATACGACCCTACCGCCATCACCAGGAACGCCACTGGTGGCAGGTGATGTATTTGCTGCTCCGGGTACTTCGATAGCGGTGTGATGTTTTAGGAGGGGTACGATCGCCTTTTAGGTTAGATCATGCAGGTGAAATCGGAACATCTAGAGACCATTGCTTCTCATGCACAGGAGTGTTATCCGCAGGAGTGCTGTGGAGTCCTCTTGGGTAAGGTTGAGGGGGATGAGGTTATTTTGCTGGAGGTGGTGCGGACGGAGAATGGTTGGAATGAGGAGATGGCAGAGCGGTTAGAGGAGATGGGGATGGGGGGGAAGACGAAGATGGAGCGGTATGCGATCGCCCCCCAAACTCTGCTAAAGTTACAAAAAGATGCTCGTTCTCATCATCTCCAGATCATCGGATTCTATCATTCCCATCCCGATCATCCGGCTATCCCGTCTGAGTGCGATCGCCTCCTAGCTTGGCCGGATTACCACTATATCATCGTCTCCGTCATCCAAGGACGGGCCACAGACCTCAAAGACTGGGTTTTAGACCCAAATCATCAATTCCAACCCTCGCCACTCGAAAATATTCTTAACACAGATCCACACCAGGGAAAGACAGAGTTACAATAAAAGACTCCATAAGGGAAATTCTTGCAACTTGTCCCCTAAACTTCTATGCTCAATCCTAATCTGGACGATATTCAACTCACCCAAGAAGAGTACGAACGCTACTCTCGCCATCTAATTTTGCCAGAAATTGGACTGGACGGGCAAAAACGCCTCAAAGCCGCCAGTGTTCTCTGTATCGGTACAGGGGGACTCGGCTCACCCCTACTGCTCTACCTCGCAGCAGCCGGTGTCGGACGCATTGGTATCGTTGATTTTGATATCGTCGATCATTCCAACCTGCAACGCCAAGTCATTCACGGCACATCCTGGGTGGGTAAACCCAAAATTGAATCAGCGAAAAATCGGATTCACGAAATTAACCCCTATTGCCAAGTCGATCTTTACGAAACGCGCCTGAGTTCAGAAAACGCCCTAGAAATCGTCGAACCCTACGATCTGGTCGTGGATGGAACCGATAACTTCCCCACCCGCTATCTGGTCAATGATGCCTGTGTATTACTCAATAAACCCAACGTTTACGGGTCAATTTTCCGCTTTGAAGGACAAGCCACCGTTTTCAACTACGAAGGGGGGCCCAACTATCGCGACCTCTATCCGGAACCCCCACCGCCGGGAATGGTTCCCTCCTGTGCAGAAGGGGGAGTTCTGGGGATTTTACCGGGAATTATTGGGGTGATTCAAGCCACGGAAGCGGTAAAAGTTATCCTCGGTTCTCAAACTACATTAAGCGGTCGTTTGCTGCTCTATAATGCCCTGGATATGAAATTCCGGGAACTGAAATTAAGACCAAATCCAGAGCGCCCGGTCATTGAAAAACTGATTGATTACGAGCAGTTTTGTGGAATTCCCCAAGCGAAGGAACTCGAAGCCCAACAGCAATCAGCCGTTCCAGAAATGACGGTTACTGAATTGAAAGCCTTACTCGATCGCGGTGATGAAGATATTCTGTTAATTGATGTTCGTAATCCCCATGAGTACGAGATTGCCCAAATTCCCGGTGCAGTGCTAATTCCCTTACCCGATATCGAACAAGGCAAAGGGGTCGATAGGGTGAAGGAATTACTCAACGGTCATAAATTGATTGCTCATTGTAAAATGGGAATGCGATCGGCTAAAGCGCTGGGAATTCTCAAACAAGCTGGCATTGAAGGGATTAACGTGAAAGGTGGAATTTTAGCTTGGAGTGATGAAGTCGATCCGGCTGTACCGAAATATTAATCTCCCTCTCAATTATTTTCCCTTGAGCAATATTGAACCAGTAGGAGCAGCGCCCCTACTGGTTTCATCAAAGCTTTATCAAAGCTTAATCTGTTGCCTTAGTTAACACCGGGGTTTGTTGATCCTGGGAAGTAATCGTCACTTGTCCAGACTCATCCACATCAACAGTGGCGGTGCTACCTTCACCCACCCGACCGGAGAGCAGTTCCTCGGCCAACGTATCCTCCAGCAGGCGCATAATGGCCCGACGCAGGGGACGCGCACCATAGGCGGGATTATACCCTTCTTCAATTAACCGGTCTTTGAATT from the Roseofilum capinflatum BLCC-M114 genome contains:
- the thrC gene encoding threonine synthase; translation: MTLATETLNRSSQAACEKLVCKECGTTYELEAKHVCDECFGPLEVAYNYDRLRQQVSRETIEAGPNSIWRYRQFLPLLSDNVIDVGTGMTPLLKANRLARQLGLKNLYIKNDAVNMPTLSFKDRVVSVALSRARELGFSTVSCASTGNLANSTAAIAAHAGLDCCVFIPADLESGKVLGTLIYNPTLMAVKGNYDQVNRLCSEVANTYGWGFVNINLRPYYSEGSKTLGYEVAEQLGWQLPDHVVAPLASGSLYTKIYKGFQEFIKVGLVEDKSVRFSGAQAEGCSPIASAFREGRDFIAPVKPNTIAKSIAIGNPADGVYALDLARKTNGNIESVTDAEVIEGMKLLAETEGIFTETAGGTTIAVLKKLVEAGKIDPDETTVAYITGNGLKTQEAVQGYIGEPLTIDANLDSFERAMERARTLDRLEWQQVLV
- a CDS encoding MoaD/ThiS family protein, with amino-acid sequence MVKVLIPTPLQKYTSDRATVEVEAATVAELIDALETTCPGIKNRICDESGKVRRFLNIYVKEEDIRFLNNTETPLSDGDEVSIVPAVAGG
- a CDS encoding DNA double-strand break repair nuclease NurA, whose protein sequence is MPLDPSLIWSLLQVKRSEFKGLEYQVSEKLRPYRQALLHRSREIAQRLNTLELRDENDSMYAEPLEESDRGWIVKSNLVWHNREQSLQWVRDRLTGIPTFAVDGSQIYPTKDFSLPIALIQIGWFENFHRGDGDYEKDIAVDLITPNQFAALGKGESLDRLVNRRRLELEVRRIIDYMQTHSHQSSRLVFYDGSLIASFAETFDRPTYQSYLKTLRQLLSASQQHQIPLVAYIDTSAAEDTTQMLQRVLGLPPISGVGDPQLLNPLMEWGDRTLLCRCHRPGILSDYQEQANQITFTYLKTHAGYPVRLELPLWIVEAGLLDQVINWVRAETIIGRGYPYAIETADQVTVLRTEDRKLFYRLLQDWAEQEEIPFRLSRKMVSKAHRR
- a CDS encoding Calx-beta domain-containing protein; protein product: MAVINGMPGNNFIVGTPASDQIFLLAGNDTVFSQQGGDLIFGNFGNDLLSGNENNDSIFGEQGNDILIGNQDEDLMNGNQGNDTLYGGQGNDILYGGQDSDLVFGDRGNDVLHGDLGADGLVGGDGQDIFVMGRRNVFGQPPTTGGPLITDADIADDFEDGQDLLGLEPGLAFEHLLITAGTGPYTGTTVIQDLVTSNYLMILPGVNPNQITEADFTTNLNPIPAPTPPPTPTPTPTPTPTPIPPPVPSTVTLELTDGVAAENDPASGTPKPATFTITRTGGSTEAALTVNYTIGGTGVNGTDYQSLSGSVTIPAGQTQVVITVNPIDDLLFDGAKTVDLALEASGFYVVGTPNAGQATIYDNETIYVDDNYTDGDTVAGGEAIVGLNAFRTINNGIQLAGGENANPGIVLVGDGNYPEHVVINRPIRLRGPNLGVAGNATRNPEANITGSPTGSISFDGVGPGTGAVEIDGFHVDPPDGIIGINTLNAGNNTTITNTIIENVTNEQAIFNPVQTNPALNNTENLTISNNLIRNVTGGSNVVNPNGIFLLGVTDLTITNNEIQDITGVGSRGMNVSGIVGGTLSNNRITNTTEDGIQVANNVGGFTSQNLTVSGNQITNANTSGNPNNGGIRLRDGGFTGTMEVSGNTIDQTRTGLAIRENADVSNVTYSGNTFNNGIAVGGGLNSGTALPNGVYAIVHDGSGNLNAVGNFKNTTLPPSPGTPLVAGDVFAAPGTSIAV
- a CDS encoding M67 family metallopeptidase produces the protein MQVKSEHLETIASHAQECYPQECCGVLLGKVEGDEVILLEVVRTENGWNEEMAERLEEMGMGGKTKMERYAIAPQTLLKLQKDARSHHLQIIGFYHSHPDHPAIPSECDRLLAWPDYHYIIVSVIQGRATDLKDWVLDPNHQFQPSPLENILNTDPHQGKTELQ
- the moeB gene encoding molybdopterin-synthase adenylyltransferase MoeB; amino-acid sequence: MLNPNLDDIQLTQEEYERYSRHLILPEIGLDGQKRLKAASVLCIGTGGLGSPLLLYLAAAGVGRIGIVDFDIVDHSNLQRQVIHGTSWVGKPKIESAKNRIHEINPYCQVDLYETRLSSENALEIVEPYDLVVDGTDNFPTRYLVNDACVLLNKPNVYGSIFRFEGQATVFNYEGGPNYRDLYPEPPPPGMVPSCAEGGVLGILPGIIGVIQATEAVKVILGSQTTLSGRLLLYNALDMKFRELKLRPNPERPVIEKLIDYEQFCGIPQAKELEAQQQSAVPEMTVTELKALLDRGDEDILLIDVRNPHEYEIAQIPGAVLIPLPDIEQGKGVDRVKELLNGHKLIAHCKMGMRSAKALGILKQAGIEGINVKGGILAWSDEVDPAVPKY